Proteins encoded by one window of Bacillus rossius redtenbacheri isolate Brsri chromosome 3, Brsri_v3, whole genome shotgun sequence:
- the LOC134529989 gene encoding uncharacterized protein LOC134529989: MALDIVSQSVLFATAHSGSGDDGRMTSKPGGGDKVTRSVGVESGGVRGESCGGDDAGFAGNDLGGVGTAVRCGGEVIPASGGVSDTRRVLDGVSDCGGTVVVGRRSVGFGESGVIIVGMSGVRSAKRVLAGDDAFGPASGDVRSTRGAEVGGSRTGGGGSGIVGVGTASVGVGISGVGSTKRSVAGGGGIGLVSGDVKSMSVGTAGVGTAGVGVGTTGVGVRTTGVFVRAVGVGNVTRGGAGDVRTYLRGAGVGVVREESAWCGGDVPATGGVLGTGCVGESSSVFSGVVGVGVSGVVFGVVGVGVSGVFFGVSGVGAPSQVSDPRQPRRNSAESLLP, translated from the coding sequence atggccctggacatcgtgtcgcaaagcgtcctgtttgcgactgcgcactctggtagcggtgacgacggccggatgacgtcgaagccaggtggtggcgacaaggtgacacgaagcgtcggcgtcgagtctggtggcgtccgtggcgagtcgtgtggcggagacgatgcgggtttcgccggaaatgaccttggtggcgtcgggacagcggttcggtgcggtggcgaggtcattccggcgtcgggaggtgtctccgacacgaggcgggtgctggacggcgtatcagactgcggcgggacggtcgttgtcgggcgtcgctcggttggcttcggcgagtcaggcgtcatcatagtcgggatgagtggcgtcaggtcggcgaaacgagttcttgctggcgatgatgcgtttggaccagcgtcgggagacgtcaggtcgacgagaggtgccgaggttggcggctccaggacaggaggtggcggaagcggaattgtcggcgtcgggacggcgagcgtcggcgtcgggataagtggcgtcgggtcgacgaaacgcagtgtggcaggcggcggcgggatcggacttgtgtcgggagacgtcaagtcgatgagcgtcggcacggcgggcgtcgggacggcgggcgtcggcgtcgggacgacgggcgtgggcgtcaggacgacgggcgtctttgtcagagcggtaggcgtcggtaacgtaacacgtggcggtgcgggtgacgtcaggacgtaccttcgtggtgctggggtcggcgtcgtgcgtgaggagtcggcttggtgcggcggtgacgttccggcaacgggcggcgtccttggcacgggctgcgtcggcgagtcgagcagcgtcttttccggcgtggttggcgtcggcgtgagcggagtcgttttcggcgtggttggcgtcggcgtgagcggcgtctttttcggcgtgagtggtgtcggcg